One part of the Sebastes fasciatus isolate fSebFas1 chromosome 8, fSebFas1.pri, whole genome shotgun sequence genome encodes these proteins:
- the pgd gene encoding 6-phosphogluconate dehydrogenase, decarboxylating, producing MAQADIALIGLAVMGQNLIMNMNDHGFVVCAYNRTVSKVHDFLKNEAKGSKVIGAESLEDMVPKLKKPRRILLLVKAGQAVDDFIDKLVPLLEAGDIIIDGGNSEYRDTTRRCKSLQEKGLLFVGSGVSGGEEGARYGPSLMPGGHKEAWPHIKDIFQSIAAKVGKEPCCDWVGDEGAGHFVKMVHNGIEYGDMQLICEAYHLMKDVLGMDHEEMAQTFDSWNKTELDSFLIEITANILKYRDSDGTHLLPKIRDSAGQKGTGKWTAISALEYGTPVTLIGEAVFARCLSSLKDERVEASKSLLGPEGIKYSGDKASFLEDIRKALYASKIISYAQGFMLLRQAAKEFGWTLNYGAIALMWRGGCIIRSVFLGEIKEAFDRDAELQNLLLDTFFSNAVQECQESWRRTVSTGVQHGIPMPCFTTALSFYDGYRHEKLPANLLQAQRDYFGAHTYELLSDPGRFIHTNWTGHGGNISSSSYNA from the exons ATGGCTCA AGCAGACATTGCACTCATTGGTTTGGCTGTCATGGGCCAAAACCTCATCATGAACATGAATGACCATGGCTTTGTg GTGTGTGCTTACAACCGAACCGTGTCCAAGGTGCATGACTTCCTGAAGAATGAGGCGAAGGGCTCCAAGGTGATTGGAGCGGAGTCTCTGGAGGACATGGTGCCCAAACTGAAGAAACCCAGGAGGATCCTCCTGCTGGTCAAGGCTGGACAGGCTGTGGACGACTTCATCGACAAACTG GTTCCTCTTCTCGAGGCCGGGGATATCATCATCGACGGTGGCAACTCTGAATACAGAGACACAACA CGGCGGTGCAAGAGTCTGCAAGAGAAGGGCTTGCTGTTTGTCGGCAGTGGAGTCAGTGGTGGAGAGGAAGGGGCACGTTATGGACCCTCACTCATGCCGGGAGGACATAAAGAGGCCTG gccACACATAAAAGACATCTTCCAGAGCATCGCCGCCAAGGTGGGAAAGGAACCTTGCTGTGACTGG GTTGGAGATGAGGGTGCTGGTCATTTTGTGAAAATGGTCCATAACGGCATTGAGTATGGCGACATGCAGCTGATTTGTGAGGCCTATCACCTGATGAAGGATGTTCTGGGTATGGACCACGAAGAGATGGCACAG ACGTTCGACAGCTGGAACAAGACAGAGTTGGACTCCTTCCTGATCGAGATCACGGCTAACATCCTTAAGTACAGAGACTCCGATGGTACACATCTGTTGCCCAAGATCCGCGACAGCGCTGGACAGAAGGGCACAGGGAAGTGGACGGCCATTTCAGCCCTGGAGTACGGCACACCTGTGACTCTGATCG GCGAGGCTGTCTTTGCCAGATGCCTGTCCTCTCTAAAGGATGAGAGAGTGGAGGCCAGCAAAAGCCTTTTAGGGCCAGAGGGCATCAAATACAGCGGTGACAAGGCTTCCTTCCTGGAGGACATCAGAAAG gCTCTCTACGCCTCCAAGATCATTTCCTACGCGCAGGGCTTCATGCTGCTGCGGCAGGCGGCCAAAGAGTTCGGCTGGACCCTCAACTACGGCGCGATCGCTCTGATGTGGCGAGGAGGCTGCATCATCCGAAG TGTCTTCCTGGGTGAAATCAAAGAGGCGTTTGACCGGGACGCTGAGCTGCAGAACTTGCTGCTGGACACGTTCTTCAGTAATGCTGTGCAGGAATGTCAG GAGTCATGGCGCAGAACAGTCAGCACTGGAGTCCAGCATGGCATCCCGATGCCGTGTTTCACCACAGCTCTGTCCTTCTACGATGGTTACAGACATGAAAAGCTGCCAGCCAACCTCCTCCAG gcTCAGAGAGATTACTTTGGAGCTCACACATATGAACTCCTGTCAGACCCCGGTCGTTTCATCCACACCAACTGGACCGGCCACGGTGGGaacatctcctcttcctcctacaACGCTTAA
- the tardbpa gene encoding TAR DNA binding protein, like isoform X3 — protein MSELYIRVAEDETEEPMEIPSEDDGTILLSSVAAQFPGACGLRYRNPESQCMRGVRLVEGVLHAPENDWGNLVYVVNYPKDNKRKMEEIDAASAVKVKRGFQKTSDLIVLGLPWKTTEQDLKDYFTTFGEVIMVQVKRDLKTGNSKGFGFVRFTEYETQTKVIAQRHMIDGRWCDCKLPNSKACPDEPMRSRKIFVGRCTEDMTTDELRQYFMQYGEVTDVFIPKPFRAFAFVTFADDQVAQALCGEDLIIKGISVHISNAEPKHNNRTSDMGSPGFRLNPGWSQLWRS, from the exons ATGTCTGAGTTGTACATCCGCGTCGCGGAGGATGAAACCGAGGAGCCCATGGAGATCCCCTCAGAGGACGACGGGACCATCCTGCTGTCCTCGGTGGCGGCTCAGTTCCCGGGAGCCTGCGGGCTGCGGTACCGGAACCCGGAGTCCCAGTGCATGAGGGGGGTCCGGCTGGTGGAGGGGGTCCTGCATGCTCCAGAGAACGACTGGGGGAACCTGGTCTACGTCGTCAACTACCCCaaag ATAACAAAAGGAAGATGGAAGAAATAGACGCTGCCTCAGCTGTTAAAGTAAAAAGGGGCTTTCAGAAGACGTCAGATCTCATCGTCCTCGGGCTGCCGTGGAAAACGACAGAACAAGACCTGAAAGATTATTTCACTACCTTTGGGGAGGTCATCATGGTGCAG GTCAAGAGAGATTTAAAGACTGGCAACTCAAAAGGCTTCGGGTTCGTCCGGTTCACTGAGTACGAGACACAAACCAAAGTGATTGCTCAGAGACACATGATTGATGGAAGATGGTGTGACTGCAAACTTCCCAACTCAAAG GCGTGTCCTGATGAGCCCATGCGGAGCCGTAAAATCTTTGTTGGCCGCTGCACAGAGGACATGACAACCGATGAACTAAGGCAGTACTTCATGCAGTATGGCGAAGTCACTGATGTCTTTATCCCCAAACCTTTCCGGGCATTTGCTTTTGTCACGTTTGCCGATGACCAG gTTGCCCAAGCCCTGTGTGGAGAGGACTTGATCATCAAGGGCATCAGCGTGCACATCTCCAACGCTGAGCCCAAACACAATAATA GGACTTCGGACATGGGCAGCCCAGGTTTTCGTCTGAATCCAGGTTGGAGTCAGTTATGGAGAAGCTGA
- the tardbpa gene encoding TAR DNA binding protein, like isoform X2: MSELYIRVAEDETEEPMEIPSEDDGTILLSSVAAQFPGACGLRYRNPESQCMRGVRLVEGVLHAPENDWGNLVYVVNYPKDNKRKMEEIDAASAVKVKRGFQKTSDLIVLGLPWKTTEQDLKDYFTTFGEVIMVQVKRDLKTGNSKGFGFVRFTEYETQTKVIAQRHMIDGRWCDCKLPNSKACPDEPMRSRKIFVGRCTEDMTTDELRQYFMQYGEVTDVFIPKPFRAFAFVTFADDQVAQALCGEDLIIKGISVHISNAEPKHNNIHQLFPNFPGGSASLAAMFDRSQYQFPSSHV, translated from the exons ATGTCTGAGTTGTACATCCGCGTCGCGGAGGATGAAACCGAGGAGCCCATGGAGATCCCCTCAGAGGACGACGGGACCATCCTGCTGTCCTCGGTGGCGGCTCAGTTCCCGGGAGCCTGCGGGCTGCGGTACCGGAACCCGGAGTCCCAGTGCATGAGGGGGGTCCGGCTGGTGGAGGGGGTCCTGCATGCTCCAGAGAACGACTGGGGGAACCTGGTCTACGTCGTCAACTACCCCaaag ATAACAAAAGGAAGATGGAAGAAATAGACGCTGCCTCAGCTGTTAAAGTAAAAAGGGGCTTTCAGAAGACGTCAGATCTCATCGTCCTCGGGCTGCCGTGGAAAACGACAGAACAAGACCTGAAAGATTATTTCACTACCTTTGGGGAGGTCATCATGGTGCAG GTCAAGAGAGATTTAAAGACTGGCAACTCAAAAGGCTTCGGGTTCGTCCGGTTCACTGAGTACGAGACACAAACCAAAGTGATTGCTCAGAGACACATGATTGATGGAAGATGGTGTGACTGCAAACTTCCCAACTCAAAG GCGTGTCCTGATGAGCCCATGCGGAGCCGTAAAATCTTTGTTGGCCGCTGCACAGAGGACATGACAACCGATGAACTAAGGCAGTACTTCATGCAGTATGGCGAAGTCACTGATGTCTTTATCCCCAAACCTTTCCGGGCATTTGCTTTTGTCACGTTTGCCGATGACCAG gTTGCCCAAGCCCTGTGTGGAGAGGACTTGATCATCAAGGGCATCAGCGTGCACATCTCCAACGCTGAGCCCAAACACAATAATA TTCACCAACTCTTTCCCAATTTCCCGGGAGGAAGCGCCTCATTGGCAGCAATGTTCGACCGATCTCAGTATCAATTCCCCTCCTCCCATGTGTAA
- the tardbpa gene encoding TAR DNA binding protein, like isoform X1: protein MSELYIRVAEDETEEPMEIPSEDDGTILLSSVAAQFPGACGLRYRNPESQCMRGVRLVEGVLHAPENDWGNLVYVVNYPKDNKRKMEEIDAASAVKVKRGFQKTSDLIVLGLPWKTTEQDLKDYFTTFGEVIMVQVKRDLKTGNSKGFGFVRFTEYETQTKVIAQRHMIDGRWCDCKLPNSKACPDEPMRSRKIFVGRCTEDMTTDELRQYFMQYGEVTDVFIPKPFRAFAFVTFADDQVAQALCGEDLIIKGISVHISNAEPKHNNSRQMMDRGRFGAGGFSQGYGSNRGGLGSGSGGVNFGALGLNPAMVAAAQAALQSSWGMMGMLANQQGLTTTAGTATTTRDQTYSSSSTASYSSPSSASLGWAAGANTASSGGFSSGFPTSMESKSSSWGV from the exons ATGTCTGAGTTGTACATCCGCGTCGCGGAGGATGAAACCGAGGAGCCCATGGAGATCCCCTCAGAGGACGACGGGACCATCCTGCTGTCCTCGGTGGCGGCTCAGTTCCCGGGAGCCTGCGGGCTGCGGTACCGGAACCCGGAGTCCCAGTGCATGAGGGGGGTCCGGCTGGTGGAGGGGGTCCTGCATGCTCCAGAGAACGACTGGGGGAACCTGGTCTACGTCGTCAACTACCCCaaag ATAACAAAAGGAAGATGGAAGAAATAGACGCTGCCTCAGCTGTTAAAGTAAAAAGGGGCTTTCAGAAGACGTCAGATCTCATCGTCCTCGGGCTGCCGTGGAAAACGACAGAACAAGACCTGAAAGATTATTTCACTACCTTTGGGGAGGTCATCATGGTGCAG GTCAAGAGAGATTTAAAGACTGGCAACTCAAAAGGCTTCGGGTTCGTCCGGTTCACTGAGTACGAGACACAAACCAAAGTGATTGCTCAGAGACACATGATTGATGGAAGATGGTGTGACTGCAAACTTCCCAACTCAAAG GCGTGTCCTGATGAGCCCATGCGGAGCCGTAAAATCTTTGTTGGCCGCTGCACAGAGGACATGACAACCGATGAACTAAGGCAGTACTTCATGCAGTATGGCGAAGTCACTGATGTCTTTATCCCCAAACCTTTCCGGGCATTTGCTTTTGTCACGTTTGCCGATGACCAG gTTGCCCAAGCCCTGTGTGGAGAGGACTTGATCATCAAGGGCATCAGCGTGCACATCTCCAACGCTGAGCCCAAACACAATAATAGTAGGCAAATGATGGATCGAGGGCGGTTTGGGGCTGGGGGGTTCAGTCAGGGCTATGGCAGTAATCGCGGTGGACTAGGCAGCGGTAGTGGTGGGGTTAACTTTGGGGCTCTCGGTCTTAACCCGGCGATGGTGGCTGCTGCCCAGGCAGCGCTGCAGAGCAGTTGGGGAATGATGGGCATGCTGGCTAACCAGCAGGGTCTGACCACGACGGCGGGCACGGCCACTACGACCCGAGACCAGACCTATAGCTCTTCCAGCACTGCCAGTTACAGCAGCCCCAGCTCAGCTAGCCTCGGTTGGGCTGCAGGCGCTAACACGGCCTCCAGCGGTGGCTTCAGCTCCGGCTTTCCCACCTCCATGGAGTCTAAGTCTTCTAGTTGGGGAGTGTAG